CCCCAGGGCCGCCCGCCGTTGGAGGTGGAGTGCCGCAGCCTGGAGGAGGTGCTCCAGGCCGTGGCCGAGCGCCCGGAGCGCATCATGCTCGACAACATGACCCCGGACCAGATGCGTGAGGCCCTGGCTCTTATCCCCAGGGGCATCGAAACCGAAATCAGCGGCGGAGTGGACCTGGACCGCCTGCCGGAGCTGGCCGCGCTGGGCGCGGACTTCATCTCCGTGGGCCGCATCACCCACTCCGCGCCCTACGCGGACTTCAGCATGCAGCTGGCCGCATTGGAGCAGACACCATGACCGCCCGCAACGACTCCGATAGCATCGAGGCCGCCCGGCAGCGCCTGGGCAAGCGCCTGGTGATCCTGGCCCACCACTACATGTCCGACGCCGTGGCCCGCCACGCGGACTACACGGGCGACTCCCTGGAGCTCTCCCGGCGCATCCCGGACCTTGACGCCGAATACATCGTGTTTTGCGGGGTGTTCTTCATGGCCGAGACGGCCGCCATCCTGGCCAAGCCCGGGCAGAAGGTCTTCATCCCGGAGATGAACTCCCGCTGCGTCATGTCGGACATGGCCCCGGCCTGGCTGGCCCGCAACGTCCTGGACGTGCTGGCCGCGGGCGGGCTCCACGTGACGCCGCTGACCTACGTGAACTCCTCGGCGGCGGTGAAGGCCCTGGTGGGCGAGCGCGGCGGCTCCGTGTGCACCTCGGCCAACGCCAAGGTCATGCTCGAATGGGCCTTGGCGCAGGGGCCGCATACGCTCTTCCTGCCGGACGTGCGCCTGGGCCTCAACTCCGCCGACTGGGTGGGCCTGCCCAAGGAGCTGCGCCACATCCTGGACATCCGCGAGCACGGCAAGGCCATCATGCTGGAGAAGGCCCGCCAGGCCCAACTGCTGCTCTGGCCCGGCCAGTGCGTGATCCACTCGCGCTTCAAGCCCGAGTCCATCCGCAAGGCGCGGGCGGAATCCCCGGGCTGCAAGGTTGTGGTACATCCCGAGTGCCACCCCAACACCGTGGCCCTGGCGGACGCCTGCGGCTCCACCTCCTTCATCATCAAGTACGTGGCCGAAGCGCCCGAAGGCTCGGTGATCTACGTGGGCACGGAGTGGAACCTGGTGAACCGGCTGGCCGGCCAGTACAAGGGCGTCAAGGACGTGCGCCCCCTGCTCTATTCCACCTGCTCCAACATGGAGAAGGTCACGGAGCCCAACCTGGCCTGTCTGCTGGAGAACCTGGACTCCTCCCCCTGCGTGGAGGTGGACGAGGCCCTGATCCCCCCCGCCCGCATGGCGCTGACGCGCATGCTGGAGGTGTGCGCTGGCCCGGCCTCGCGCCACGCCTAGGCCCCGCCCATGAGCGCGAAGCCCCCCGTCACGCCCGCCACGCGCCTGCTGGCCTCCGCCAGGGTGCCCTTCGAGGTGCGGCTCTACGACTACGTGGACCACGGCGGCACCGAGCGCGCCGCGCAGGAGCTGGGTGTACCCGAGAACGCCGTCGTCAAGACCCTCGTCTTCGAGGACGATGCGAAACAGCCCTTCCTGGTGCTCATGCACGGCGACCGCGAGGTCTCCCTCAAGGAACTGGCCCGCTGCCTGGGCGTGAAGACCGTGACCCCCTGCTCGCAGGAGGCCGCCCAGCGCCACACTGGCTACCAGGTGGGCGGCATCTCGCCCTTCGCCACGCGCAAGAAGTTGCCCGTGTACGCGGAAAAGAGCATCTTCGGCCTGGACGTCATCTACATCAACGCCGGGAAGCGCGGAGCCCTTGCCGCGCTGGACCCGAAACTCCTGCGGGAGCTCCTGCCGGTGACAGAGGTTCAGGCGGGACGATGACTGCCTGTTGAAAAATCCCCGCTGGCGGCGTTGCGGAAAAAAGCCAATCCCTCGCGTATGCCGGATACGCTTCGGCCTTGACTTTTTCCCGCGCCTTGCCAGCGTGTTTTTTGAACAGGCAGCCGTGATCGAATCATTCCAAGGGCGGACAAGGAGCAGGCAATGTACCACTACAGGATGAAGACCCAGGTGCTGGTGATCGGCTCCGGCGCGGCCGGATGCGCCACCGCCCTGACCCTGGCCGACCAAGGGCGCGAGGTGTACCTGCTCTGCGCCGGGGACAAGCTCACCGACGGCAACTCCTCCCTGGCCCAGGGCGGCATCGTCTACACTTCGCCCGAGGACAGCCCTTCCCTGCTGGAGCAGGACATCCTGAACTGCGGTTGGAACGTGAACCACCTGCTGGCCGTGCGCTTCCTGGCCCGCAAGGGGCCCGCCATCGTGCGCGACCTGCTCATCGACCGCCTGGGCGTGCCCTTCGAGCTCCGCGAGGACGGCCAGTACCACCTCACCAAGGAGGGCGGGCACAGCATCCCGCGCATCCTGCACTGCGCGGACTCCACGGGCTATTCCATCATGAAGCACATGGTGGCCGCCGTGGAGAAGCACCCCAACATCAAGGTGCTCACCCACCGCACCGCCGTGGACGTGCTCACCTCGCACCATCACGCCACCCAGCTGGAATACAAGTACCACCTGGTGAACCAGTGCCTGGGGGCCTACGTCTACAACTCCGTGTCCGACGTGGTTGAGACCATCCTGGCGGACTACACCGTGCTGGCCACCGGCGGCGTGGGCCAGGTCTACCTGCACTCCACCAACACCAAGGCCTGCGTGGGCTCGGCCGTGGCCATGGCCTACCGCTGCGGCGCGCGCTATTTGAACATGGAGTACATCCAGTTCCACCCCACCTCGCTCTACCACCGGGCGGAGCGGCGCTTCCTCATCACCGAGGCCATGCGCGGCGAGGGCGGCAGGCTGGTCAACGCCAAGGGCGAGGCCTTCATGGCCAAGTACGACACCCGGGCGGACCTGGCCCCGCGCGACATCGTGACCCGGGCCATCATGGACGAGCTGCTCAAGTCCGGGGAGGACTGCGTCTACCTGGACGCGGCCAACCACGTGAAGGACGTGGCCCGGCGCTTCCCTGGCATCGCCAAGAAGTGCGCGGAGATCGGCGTCGACATCGCCAAGCAGCCCATCCCCGTGGTCCCGGCGGAGCATTACTCCTGCGGCGGCGTGCTGGTGGACGTGCACGGACGCACCACCGTGGACAGGCTCTACGCCGTGGGCGAGTGCAGCTGCACGGGCCTGCACGGTGCCAACCGCATGGCCTCCACCTCGCTCCTGGAGTGCGTGGTCTGGGGCGTGAGCGCGGGCGGGTACATCGGCTCGCGTTTCGGCTCCAAGCCGGTGGTCACGCGCAAGCTGTGCGACTCCATCCCGGACTGGGTCAGCCCCGGCAACGACCGCAACGAGGACCCGGCGCTTATCAACCAGGACTGGTCCACCATCAAGTCCACCATGTGGAACTACGTGGGCATCCACCGCACGGCCTCGCGCCTGAAGCGCGCCTTCGAGGACCTGCGTGACCTCAACGTCCACCTGCACGACTTCTACCGCGAGACCCCGCTCTCAAAGCCCATCATCGACCTGTTCCACGGCTGCCAGGCGGCGTACATCATCACGCTGTCGGCCATGCGTAACACCAGGAGTTTGGGCTGCCATTACCGGGTGAACTAGCCGCCCTGCCCCGACGCACGTAAAAAGGCGCGGTCCCTGCGGACCGCGCCTTTTTCATTCGGATTCCAACCGGGGGTCTTTCCCCGGCGATTCGCCACACTAGATCGAGAGCCTGGTCTCGGCCTTGTGCCCGCGCACCCACAGCTCCATCAGCGTGCGGCTGACGAAGATGGCCGTGAACATGGAGGCCACGATGCCCAGCAGCAGGGTCACCGCGAAGCCGCGGATGGGGCCGGTGCCGAACTCGTAGAGCACGATGGCCGCGATGGCCGTGGTGGCGTTGGCGTCCAGGATGGTCAGGGCGCCGCGCTGGAAGCCCTCCTTGATGGATGCCTTGGGCGGCAGGCCCAGTCGTATCTCCTCGCGGATGCGCTCGAAGATGATGATGTTGGCGTCCACGGACATGGCCATGGTCAGGATGATGCCCGCGATGCCCGGCAAGGTCAGCGTCGCGCCGAAGAGCGACAGGCCGGCCATGATCAGGAACACGTTGAGCACCAGGGCGATGTTGGCCACCACGCCGGAGAAGCTGTAGTAGACCAGCATGAACAGGGCGATGGCCGCGCAGGCCACGCTGATGCTCATCACGCCGTTGTCGATGGACTCCTGGCCCAGGGAGGGTCCGACCGTGCGCTGCTCCAGCACGTTGACCGGGGCGGGCAGCGCGCCTGCGCGCAGCACCACGGCCAGGTCGCGGGCTTCGGTCTCGGTGTAGCGGCCGGTGATGGTGGCGCGGCCGCCCGCGATGCGGTCCTGGATGACGGGAGCGGAGTAGGCCTTGCCGTCCAGGATGATGGCCATGCGCTTCTTCAGGTTCTCGCCGGTGACGCGCTCGAAGATCTTGGCGCCGCGCGGCGTGAAGTTCAGGCTCACGTAAGGCTGGTTGTTGTTCTGATCGAAGTTCACGCGGGCGTCGGCGATGTGCTCGCCGGTGAGCACGGCATCGGCCTTGACCACCAGGGGCCGGTCGGCGGCGCTGCCGTCGCGGTTGGTGATGCGCTCCATGATGAGCTCGCGGCCCGGGGGGAGCTGGCCCTTTTCGGCCTTGGCCACGTCGGCGGACTCGTCCACGATCTTGAATTCAAGATGCGCGGTCTTGCCCACCAGG
This genomic stretch from Fundidesulfovibrio soli harbors:
- the nadA gene encoding quinolinate synthase NadA; translation: MTARNDSDSIEAARQRLGKRLVILAHHYMSDAVARHADYTGDSLELSRRIPDLDAEYIVFCGVFFMAETAAILAKPGQKVFIPEMNSRCVMSDMAPAWLARNVLDVLAAGGLHVTPLTYVNSSAAVKALVGERGGSVCTSANAKVMLEWALAQGPHTLFLPDVRLGLNSADWVGLPKELRHILDIREHGKAIMLEKARQAQLLLWPGQCVIHSRFKPESIRKARAESPGCKVVVHPECHPNTVALADACGSTSFIIKYVAEAPEGSVIYVGTEWNLVNRLAGQYKGVKDVRPLLYSTCSNMEKVTEPNLACLLENLDSSPCVEVDEALIPPARMALTRMLEVCAGPASRHA
- the nadB gene encoding L-aspartate oxidase; translation: MYHYRMKTQVLVIGSGAAGCATALTLADQGREVYLLCAGDKLTDGNSSLAQGGIVYTSPEDSPSLLEQDILNCGWNVNHLLAVRFLARKGPAIVRDLLIDRLGVPFELREDGQYHLTKEGGHSIPRILHCADSTGYSIMKHMVAAVEKHPNIKVLTHRTAVDVLTSHHHATQLEYKYHLVNQCLGAYVYNSVSDVVETILADYTVLATGGVGQVYLHSTNTKACVGSAVAMAYRCGARYLNMEYIQFHPTSLYHRAERRFLITEAMRGEGGRLVNAKGEAFMAKYDTRADLAPRDIVTRAIMDELLKSGEDCVYLDAANHVKDVARRFPGIAKKCAEIGVDIAKQPIPVVPAEHYSCGGVLVDVHGRTTVDRLYAVGECSCTGLHGANRMASTSLLECVVWGVSAGGYIGSRFGSKPVVTRKLCDSIPDWVSPGNDRNEDPALINQDWSTIKSTMWNYVGIHRTASRLKRAFEDLRDLNVHLHDFYRETPLSKPIIDLFHGCQAAYIITLSAMRNTRSLGCHYRVN
- the secD gene encoding protein translocase subunit SecD, with the protein product MSSLSWRLIVVALATVFGLAFTLPSIESVRQSPLGSILPSNQVSLGLDLKGGIHLTLGVDVDKAVANSLAQGGQDIKAFAQEKEIVIIRQNLVDNKRLEFVLASPDKKAAFDEILKKQFPGMTVERTDTVDDGKIKYTLGFTADYRKNLVSLTVDQAVKTIRNRIDQFGVAEPDIRKQAGDRIQIQLPGLKDSDRAIALVGKTAHLEFKIVDESADVAKAEKGQLPPGRELIMERITNRDGSAADRPLVVKADAVLTGEHIADARVNFDQNNNQPYVSLNFTPRGAKIFERVTGENLKKRMAIILDGKAYSAPVIQDRIAGGRATITGRYTETEARDLAVVLRAGALPAPVNVLEQRTVGPSLGQESIDNGVMSISVACAAIALFMLVYYSFSGVVANIALVLNVFLIMAGLSLFGATLTLPGIAGIILTMAMSVDANIIIFERIREEIRLGLPPKASIKEGFQRGALTILDANATTAIAAIVLYEFGTGPIRGFAVTLLLGIVASMFTAIFVSRTLMELWVRGHKAETRLSI
- a CDS encoding aminoacyl-tRNA deacylase: MSAKPPVTPATRLLASARVPFEVRLYDYVDHGGTERAAQELGVPENAVVKTLVFEDDAKQPFLVLMHGDREVSLKELARCLGVKTVTPCSQEAAQRHTGYQVGGISPFATRKKLPVYAEKSIFGLDVIYINAGKRGALAALDPKLLRELLPVTEVQAGR